The following DNA comes from Methylophilus sp. 5.
ATGCGCCCAAGCCTGATCTAAGGCCGAATCACCACCGAACAGGTCATCCCGGCGACCAGTGGCATGGACGCTGGCATCTGGTCCAGGTGTATGCGCACCGGGATGCGCTGCGCCAGCCGCACCCAGTTAAAGGTCGGGTTCACGTTAGCCAGCAGGCGGATATCGGTTGGGTTGTCGCGGTCGGTAATGCCATGGGCAATGCTTTCCACATGGCCTTTGAGGGTCGTATGGCTGCCCAGCAGTTGTACCTCGGCAGCATCACCGACCTTGATCATGCTTAACTTGTGCTCTTCAAAATAACCATAGACCCAAAAAGAATGCTGGTCTATCACCGCCAGCTTGGCCGCCCCGACCTGCGCAAAATCACCCGGGCGCACCAGCAGGTTAGACACCCAGCCATCGACCGGCGAACGCACTACCGCGCGCTCCAGGTCGAGTTTGATTTTTTCGACCTGCGCCTGTGCGGCGTCATATTCGGCTTTGGCCGCGAGTGCACCCAGGTCGGTATCCTCACGATTTTCGCGCGAAATGACTTCGTCATCCAAATGGGCGCGGCGCGCAGACTGCTGCTTTTTCATCGCCCAGATTGCTTTTTTTTGCTGGGTCATGGCGGTGGCTTCGGCCAACGCATGTTGATAATGCATG
Coding sequences within:
- a CDS encoding efflux RND transporter periplasmic adaptor subunit yields the protein MQTQRIWFRATKGILRVGITLAIAAAAGLLAYKLWVRYTDYPWTRDGRVRADVVNIAPDVAGLVTAVPVRDNQYVHKGDVLFRIDTMHYQHALAEATAMTQQKKAIWAMKKQQSARRAHLDDEVISRENREDTDLGALAAKAEYDAAQAQVEKIKLDLERAVVRSPVDGWVSNLLVRPGDFAQVGAAKLAVIDQHSFWVYGYFEEHKLSMIKVGDAAEVQLLGSHTTLKGHVESIAHGITDRDNPTDIRLLANVNPTFNWVRLAQRIPVRIHLDQMPASMPLVAGMTCSVVIRP